From Cyanobium sp. Tous-M-B4, the proteins below share one genomic window:
- a CDS encoding SIS domain-containing protein produces MSALTRCLEEEAAAIAAAAQRLSSEQVEAALELLEGCRQRRAKLVLTGVGKSGIVARKIAATFSSIGLTAVFLNPVDALHGDLGIVAADDVALLLSNSGETEELLAILPHLRRRGTALIALVGRLESSLANGCDVVLDSSVDREVCPLNLAPTASTAVAMAIGDALAAVWMERAGISPEDFAINHPAGSLGRQLTLTVADLMVPATALDGLSPEAPLAEVIGRLTEGSNGKGSLGAAWVRASANPELMAGLITDGDLRRTLQHHDPASWATIRADAMATADPITVTPQTLAVAALELMERNPRKAISVLPVVEPSQPHQLLGLLRLHDLVQAGFSSTAAERP; encoded by the coding sequence TTGTCTGCCCTTACCCGCTGCCTGGAAGAAGAAGCAGCTGCCATTGCCGCCGCCGCCCAGCGCCTCAGCAGCGAACAGGTGGAAGCAGCCCTGGAGCTGCTGGAGGGGTGCCGCCAACGCCGCGCCAAGCTTGTACTTACGGGTGTGGGCAAGAGCGGCATAGTCGCCCGCAAAATTGCGGCCACCTTTTCCTCTATCGGCCTTACGGCCGTATTTCTCAATCCGGTCGATGCCCTGCACGGCGATCTCGGCATCGTGGCTGCCGACGACGTCGCCCTGCTGCTCTCCAACAGCGGTGAAACCGAAGAGTTGCTAGCGATCCTGCCCCACCTGCGCCGCCGCGGCACGGCCCTGATCGCCCTAGTGGGGCGTCTGGAGTCCAGCCTGGCTAATGGCTGCGACGTGGTGCTGGATAGCTCGGTGGATCGGGAGGTTTGCCCGCTGAACCTGGCTCCCACAGCCAGCACGGCGGTAGCTATGGCGATTGGCGACGCCCTAGCGGCAGTGTGGATGGAGCGGGCAGGCATATCGCCCGAAGACTTCGCCATCAACCATCCAGCCGGCTCCCTCGGCCGCCAGCTCACCCTCACCGTGGCCGATCTGATGGTGCCGGCAACAGCTCTGGACGGGCTCTCTCCCGAGGCACCCCTGGCTGAGGTGATAGGGCGGCTCACCGAAGGCAGCAACGGCAAAGGCAGTCTTGGGGCTGCCTGGGTGCGAGCCAGCGCGAACCCCGAACTGATGGCCGGGCTGATCACGGACGGAGACCTGCGTCGCACCCTGCAGCACCATGACCCGGCCAGCTGGGCCACCATCCGCGCCGACGCCATGGCCACTGCTGACCCGATCACGGTTACGCCCCAAACACTTGCAGTCGCAGCCTTAGAGCTGATGGAACGCAATCCCCGTAAAGCCATTTCGGTGCTGCCAGTTGTGGAGCCCTCCCAACCTCACCAGCTGCTTGGCCTGTTGCGGCTGCACGATCTGGTGCAGGCTGGGTTCAGCAGTACCGCCGCGGAGCGCCCATGA
- the kdsA gene encoding 3-deoxy-8-phosphooctulonate synthase, with protein MTAIPFTLIAGPCVIESRDLVLQIAEQVSTICARVGIRYIFKASFDKANRSSGKSFRGPGPDEGLKILQEVGQSFGVPVLTDIHESCQAAAAAQAVDVLQIPAFLCRQTDLLEAAAKAVAGTSKVVNVKKGQFLAPWDMAQVVNKMQECGLDPASGRLWLTERGTSFGYNALVVDYRSFPQLQALGCPVIFDATHAVQQPGGRGTSTGGQREFVAPLARAAVAVGVDGLFMETHPDPDNALSDGPNMVPLHRLEALLSQLLALRQVVAAGVAPSSL; from the coding sequence ATGACGGCCATTCCCTTCACCTTGATCGCCGGGCCCTGTGTAATCGAAAGCCGCGATCTGGTGCTGCAGATCGCCGAGCAAGTGAGCACGATCTGCGCTCGCGTCGGCATCCGCTACATCTTCAAAGCCAGCTTCGACAAAGCCAACCGCAGCTCCGGCAAGTCGTTTCGCGGCCCGGGCCCCGATGAGGGGTTGAAGATCCTCCAGGAGGTGGGCCAGAGCTTCGGGGTGCCCGTGCTCACCGACATCCACGAGAGCTGTCAGGCGGCGGCGGCGGCCCAGGCCGTGGATGTGCTGCAGATCCCCGCCTTTCTCTGCCGTCAGACCGACCTGCTCGAAGCCGCCGCCAAGGCAGTGGCCGGCACCAGCAAGGTGGTAAACGTCAAAAAGGGGCAGTTTCTGGCGCCCTGGGACATGGCCCAGGTGGTGAACAAAATGCAGGAATGCGGGCTAGATCCCGCCAGCGGCCGCCTTTGGCTCACCGAGCGAGGCACCAGTTTTGGCTACAACGCCCTTGTGGTTGATTACCGCAGCTTCCCCCAGCTCCAAGCCCTGGGTTGCCCGGTGATCTTCGATGCCACCCACGCCGTGCAGCAGCCCGGCGGTCGTGGCACCAGCACCGGCGGGCAGCGGGAGTTTGTGGCACCACTTGCCAGAGCTGCCGTCGCCGTGGGGGTGGACGGTTTGTTCATGGAGACCCATCCAGACCCCGACAACGCCCTGAGCGACGGGCCGAACATGGTGCCGCTGCACCGGCTCGAGGCCCTGCTCAGCCAGCTGCTGGCCCTGCGTCAAGTAGTGGCAGCGGGTGTGGCCCCAAGCAGCCTGTGA
- a CDS encoding KdsC family phosphatase, with protein sequence MIRQLLQRTLLRRRNLAAIELLVCDVDGVLTDGGLHYDEQGQVVKRFDVRDGLAIRMLQRAGIEVAFLSGGRSGAIEQRARHLHVNHCLVGVGDKLSALRQLQANLQLERQQTAFIGDDLNDLTVRPATGLLICPADGARGLRRQADWVLRRRGGDGAVRELAEALLLQRGLLQSLNREGWRDGNA encoded by the coding sequence GTGATCCGCCAGCTGCTGCAACGAACCCTGCTGCGGCGCCGGAATCTTGCAGCGATTGAATTGCTGGTTTGTGATGTTGACGGTGTCCTCACCGATGGCGGCTTGCACTACGACGAGCAGGGCCAGGTGGTGAAGCGCTTCGACGTGCGCGACGGCCTGGCGATCCGGATGCTGCAGCGAGCAGGCATTGAGGTGGCCTTTCTCAGCGGCGGGCGCAGCGGCGCCATCGAGCAGCGGGCCCGGCATCTTCACGTCAATCACTGTCTGGTGGGCGTCGGCGACAAGCTCAGCGCCCTACGCCAGCTCCAGGCCAACCTGCAGCTGGAGCGCCAGCAAACCGCCTTCATCGGCGACGACCTCAACGACCTAACAGTGCGCCCGGCTACGGGTCTGCTGATCTGCCCCGCCGACGGCGCCCGCGGCCTGCGCCGCCAGGCCGACTGGGTGCTGCGCCGCCGGGGGGGGGATGGGGCCGTGCGTGAACTAGCTGAAGCCCTGCTGCTGCAGCGGGGGCTGTTGCAAAGCCTCAACCGCGAGGGCTGGCGAGACGGCAACGCCTAG
- the kdsB gene encoding 3-deoxy-manno-octulosonate cytidylyltransferase, protein MSVPRVVVAVPARLESARLPGKLLADIAGKPMLQHVLERCRQAQGVAAVVVCTDSDQVRAVAEGWGFPVLMTSPDCSSGSERLASVVAELVAAAGGAASDFDQTLVINVQGDQPLLDPAIIEAMAAEFAQLQRPPVLTPVYPLTADKLHDPNVVKVLRARDGRAITFSRSALPHLRGVPPEQWAQHTTYWGHVGLYGYRADVLVGWAALPHSRLEDLEKLEQLRLIDAGIPLLTYEVAQDCLSVDTPEQLEQARALAGA, encoded by the coding sequence ATGTCCGTTCCCCGAGTGGTGGTGGCCGTACCGGCCCGGCTGGAATCGGCGCGGCTGCCCGGCAAGCTGCTCGCCGATATTGCCGGCAAGCCCATGCTCCAGCATGTGTTGGAGCGCTGCCGGCAGGCCCAGGGTGTGGCGGCCGTGGTGGTGTGCACAGACAGCGACCAGGTGCGCGCTGTTGCCGAAGGCTGGGGCTTCCCGGTGCTGATGACCTCGCCTGATTGCAGCTCCGGCAGTGAACGCCTGGCCAGCGTGGTGGCGGAGCTGGTGGCCGCTGCGGGGGGTGCGGCATCTGATTTTGACCAAACCCTGGTGATCAACGTCCAGGGCGACCAGCCGCTGCTGGATCCGGCGATTATCGAGGCGATGGCGGCTGAGTTTGCCCAGCTGCAGCGGCCGCCGGTGCTCACGCCCGTCTATCCCCTCACAGCCGACAAGTTGCACGATCCCAATGTGGTGAAGGTGCTGCGGGCCCGCGACGGCCGCGCCATCACCTTCTCCCGCAGTGCCCTGCCCCATTTGCGCGGGGTGCCGCCGGAGCAGTGGGCCCAGCACACCACCTATTGGGGCCATGTGGGCCTCTATGGCTATCGGGCCGACGTGTTGGTGGGCTGGGCGGCCCTGCCCCATTCCCGGCTCGAAGACCTGGAGAAGTTGGAGCAGCTGCGGCTTATCGACGCCGGTATCCCCCTGCTCACCTACGAGGTGGCGCAGGACTGCCTCTCGGTGGATACCCCGGAGCAGCTGGAGCAGGCCCGCGCCCTAGCCGGCGCCTAG